A single region of the Mycobacterium lentiflavum genome encodes:
- the mraY gene encoding phospho-N-acetylmuramoyl-pentapeptide-transferase: MRQILVAVAIALTVSILLTPALIRLFTKQGFGHQIREDGPPSHHTKRGTPSMGGVAIVAGIWAGYLGTHLAGLAFDGEGASASGLLVLGLATMLGGVGFLDDLIKIRRSRNLGLNKTAKTVGQIVAAVLFAVLVLQFHNANGLTPASADLSYVREIATVTLAPGLFVLFCVLVVSAWSNAVNFTDGLDGLAAGCMAMVTGAYVLITFWQYRNACATAPGLGCYNVRDPLDLALVAAATAGACIGFLWWNAAPAKIFMGDTGSLALGGIIAGLSVASRTELLAVVLGSLFVAEVVSVVLQILTFRTTGRRVFRMAPFHHHFELGGWAETTVIIRFWLLTAIACGLGVALFYGEWLATIGA; encoded by the coding sequence GTGAGGCAGATTCTCGTCGCCGTCGCGATCGCCCTGACCGTCTCGATTCTGCTGACCCCCGCGCTCATCCGGTTGTTCACCAAGCAGGGCTTCGGCCACCAGATCCGCGAGGACGGGCCGCCGAGCCACCACACCAAACGAGGCACCCCGTCGATGGGCGGCGTGGCGATCGTGGCGGGCATCTGGGCCGGCTACCTGGGCACCCACCTCGCCGGGCTGGCGTTCGACGGCGAGGGCGCCTCCGCGTCCGGTCTGCTGGTGCTCGGCTTGGCCACCATGCTGGGTGGCGTCGGCTTCCTCGACGACCTGATCAAAATCCGCAGGTCGCGCAACCTGGGCTTGAACAAGACGGCCAAGACGGTCGGGCAGATCGTGGCGGCGGTGCTGTTCGCCGTGTTGGTCCTGCAGTTTCACAACGCCAACGGCCTGACGCCGGCCAGCGCGGATCTGTCCTACGTGCGCGAAATCGCCACCGTCACACTGGCTCCCGGACTGTTCGTGCTGTTCTGCGTGCTCGTCGTCAGCGCCTGGTCTAACGCGGTCAACTTCACCGACGGTCTCGACGGGCTGGCCGCCGGCTGCATGGCGATGGTCACCGGCGCCTACGTGTTGATCACCTTCTGGCAGTACCGCAACGCGTGCGCCACCGCGCCCGGCCTGGGCTGCTACAACGTGCGCGACCCGCTGGACCTGGCGCTGGTCGCCGCCGCGACCGCGGGCGCCTGCATCGGCTTTCTGTGGTGGAATGCCGCGCCCGCCAAGATCTTCATGGGCGACACCGGTTCGCTGGCGCTGGGCGGCATCATCGCCGGTCTGTCCGTGGCGAGCCGCACCGAGCTGCTCGCGGTGGTGCTGGGCTCGCTGTTCGTCGCCGAGGTCGTCTCGGTGGTGCTGCAGATCCTCACCTTCCGGACCACCGGTCGCCGGGTGTTTCGGATGGCGCCCTTCCATCACCATTTCGAGTTGGGCGGCTGGGCCGAAACCACGGTCATCATCCGCTTCTGGCTGCTCACCGCGATCGCGTGCGGGCTGGGAGTGGCGCTGTTCTACGGTGAGTGGCTCGCCACGATCGGCGCGTGA
- a CDS encoding UDP-N-acetylmuramoyl-tripeptide--D-alanyl-D-alanine ligase — MIELTVAQIAEIVGGTLADITPQDAAERHVTGTVEFDSRAVGPGGLFLALPGARSDGHDHAASAVAAGAVAVLAARPVGVPAIVVAPQGASGSRAGVLEHDPDGSGAAVLDALAKLATVVAEELVAGGLTIIGITGSSGKTSTKDLVAAVLEPLGEVVAPPGSFNNELGHPWTVLRATRRTDYLVLEMSARHPGNIAALARIAPPTIGVVLNVGTAHLGEFGSREAIARTKSELPQAVPSSGVVILNVDDPSVAAMANVSSGWVVRVSRSSETDSGPSDVWAEGVSLDELARPRFTLHAMDARGALEVEVRLGVYGEHQVTNALCASAVALQCGASVEQIAASLAAAGPVSRHRMQVTNRADGVTVIDDAYNANPDSMRAGLQALAQIARGGGPGPAEKRRSWAVLGEMAELGRDAITEHDAIGRLAVRLDVSRLVVVGMGRSVTAMHHAAVLEGAWGSWGSSGDRGAVQVADGDAALEVLRAELRPGDVVLVKASNAAGLGTLAEALVTEGPAGRAGEVRP; from the coding sequence ATGATCGAGCTGACCGTCGCGCAGATCGCCGAGATCGTCGGCGGCACCCTGGCCGACATCACGCCGCAGGACGCCGCCGAGCGGCACGTCACCGGGACGGTCGAATTCGACTCCCGCGCCGTCGGCCCCGGCGGGTTGTTTCTGGCGCTGCCGGGCGCCCGCTCGGACGGACACGACCACGCCGCCTCGGCCGTCGCGGCCGGTGCTGTCGCGGTGCTGGCCGCGCGGCCGGTCGGGGTGCCCGCCATCGTCGTCGCCCCGCAAGGCGCCTCGGGCTCGCGGGCCGGCGTGCTCGAGCACGACCCGGACGGCTCGGGCGCGGCGGTGCTGGACGCGCTTGCCAAGCTGGCCACAGTGGTGGCCGAGGAGCTGGTGGCCGGCGGACTGACGATCATCGGGATCACCGGCTCGTCGGGCAAGACGTCGACCAAAGACCTGGTCGCCGCGGTGCTCGAGCCGCTGGGTGAGGTGGTGGCGCCGCCGGGGTCGTTCAACAACGAGCTGGGTCATCCCTGGACGGTGCTGCGGGCGACCCGGCGCACCGACTACCTGGTGTTGGAGATGTCGGCACGCCATCCCGGCAATATCGCCGCGCTGGCGCGGATCGCCCCGCCTACCATCGGCGTGGTGCTCAACGTGGGCACCGCGCACCTCGGTGAGTTCGGCTCGCGAGAGGCCATCGCACGCACTAAATCCGAACTGCCACAAGCTGTTCCGTCGTCCGGAGTGGTCATTCTCAACGTCGACGACCCATCGGTGGCGGCGATGGCGAACGTCAGCTCGGGATGGGTGGTTCGGGTCAGCCGATCCAGCGAGACCGATTCGGGACCCAGCGACGTCTGGGCCGAGGGCGTGTCGCTGGACGAATTGGCCAGGCCGCGCTTTACCCTGCACGCGATGGACGCGCGCGGCGCTCTGGAGGTCGAAGTGCGACTCGGCGTGTACGGCGAACACCAGGTCACCAATGCGCTGTGTGCCAGCGCGGTCGCCCTGCAGTGCGGCGCCAGCGTCGAGCAGATTGCCGCATCGCTGGCCGCGGCGGGCCCGGTGTCGCGGCACCGCATGCAGGTGACCAACCGCGCCGACGGGGTGACCGTCATCGACGACGCCTACAACGCCAACCCCGACTCGATGCGCGCGGGCCTGCAGGCGCTGGCTCAGATCGCCCGCGGCGGGGGGCCCGGGCCGGCCGAGAAGCGCAGGAGCTGGGCGGTGCTCGGCGAGATGGCCGAGCTGGGGCGGGACGCAATAACCGAGCACGATGCCATCGGCCGGCTGGCGGTGCGCTTAGATGTGTCTCGACTCGTTGTCGTGGGAATGGGGAGGTCGGTAACCGCCATGCACCACGCTGCGGTCCTAGAAGGGGCGTGGGGCTCGTGGGGCTCTTCCGGTGATAGAGGGGCGGTGCAGGTGGCCGACGGCGACGCCGCCCTCGAAGTGTTGCGGGCCGAACTGCGGCCCGGCGACGTGGTCCTGGTGAAGGCGTCGAATGCCGCCGGACTGGGCACACTGGCCGAGGCACTGGTCACCGAAGGTCCAGCGGGCCGGGCGGGCGAGGTCCGTCCGTGA
- a CDS encoding TetR-like C-terminal domain-containing protein, with protein MSLNAGVSKRRRGRALEEALLDAAWAELTERGYDDFTIDAAAARAATSRAVLYRRWPRKQELVVAALAHAAGKDEVVAPDTGSLRGDVIGLLRRANKVRIGLAAQVFIQLGSLYRETGTSLADLSAFVRGGRDTAMEQAIQRAIDRGEIDAECVTERIARLPADLWRHEILMTLQPLPDAAIEEIVDTIFLPLLAPRCAPGRGRTGPAGGSG; from the coding sequence ATGTCTCTTAACGCGGGTGTGTCGAAGCGGCGCCGCGGCCGCGCACTGGAAGAGGCGCTGTTGGACGCGGCCTGGGCCGAGCTGACCGAGCGTGGGTACGACGACTTCACGATCGACGCCGCGGCCGCCCGGGCGGCGACCAGTCGCGCCGTGCTCTACCGGCGCTGGCCAAGAAAGCAGGAACTGGTGGTCGCCGCCTTGGCGCATGCGGCGGGCAAGGATGAAGTGGTCGCCCCCGACACCGGCAGCCTGCGTGGCGACGTCATCGGGCTGCTGCGGCGGGCCAACAAGGTCAGGATCGGGTTGGCGGCACAGGTGTTCATCCAGCTCGGCAGCCTCTACCGCGAAACCGGCACCAGCCTGGCCGATCTCAGCGCTTTCGTCCGGGGCGGCCGGGACACCGCGATGGAGCAGGCAATCCAGCGCGCCATCGATCGCGGCGAAATCGACGCCGAATGCGTGACCGAGCGCATCGCGCGGTTACCCGCCGACCTGTGGCGTCACGAAATCTTGATGACGCTGCAACCGTTGCCCGACGCGGCCATCGAAGAAATCGTCGACACGATCTTTCTGCCGCTGCTGGCGCCGCGGTGCGCCCCCGGGCGCGGTAGAACCGGACCAGCCGGTGGGTCTGGGTAG
- a CDS encoding FAD-dependent monooxygenase — translation MRILVSGAGVAGLSTAINLGADGHDVTVVERADHLRVNGSPIDIRGDSIAVADKMGVLGQIRECQIDMTERVQFVDRDGAVAAELPEDIGDSPDDIEIPREDLTKILHNHLGPSVDLRFCEYVTKIDADNRGVEVGFASGARDRYDVVVGADGMHSAVRRLVFGPEQQFVHHLGFYTALADLPGYVPSGRINPMYNFPGHLAGIATYRDKALAVLIFRSPWIEYDYHDLAAQKQILADAFAGHWEWRVPELVDAAIADPELYFDSVSQIHLPSWHRGRVVLVGDAAHCASPLSGRGTALALTGAWFLAQALRDQPTDLPHAFAQYEHDQRPHAARSQATAAPGGDRLVPATQEQIDARNREFSALS, via the coding sequence ATGCGCATTCTGGTGTCCGGTGCCGGCGTCGCAGGCCTTAGCACGGCGATCAACCTTGGGGCCGACGGCCACGATGTCACCGTGGTCGAGCGCGCCGATCACCTGCGAGTCAACGGGTCCCCGATCGACATTCGCGGCGACTCGATCGCCGTGGCCGACAAGATGGGCGTGCTCGGCCAGATCCGCGAATGCCAAATCGACATGACCGAACGAGTGCAATTCGTCGACCGCGACGGCGCCGTGGCGGCCGAACTGCCCGAGGACATCGGCGATTCCCCCGACGACATCGAGATTCCCCGGGAAGACCTCACCAAGATCCTGCACAACCACCTCGGGCCGTCCGTCGACCTGCGGTTCTGCGAGTACGTCACCAAGATCGACGCCGACAACCGCGGCGTCGAAGTCGGCTTCGCCTCGGGTGCGCGCGATCGGTATGACGTGGTGGTGGGTGCGGACGGGATGCACTCGGCGGTGCGCCGGCTGGTGTTCGGGCCCGAACAGCAATTCGTACACCACCTCGGCTTCTACACCGCGCTGGCCGATCTGCCCGGCTACGTCCCGTCCGGACGAATCAATCCGATGTACAACTTCCCGGGCCACCTGGCCGGCATCGCCACCTATCGCGATAAAGCGTTGGCAGTCTTGATTTTTCGCTCACCCTGGATCGAGTACGACTACCACGATCTGGCGGCGCAGAAGCAAATTCTCGCCGATGCGTTCGCCGGTCACTGGGAGTGGAGAGTGCCCGAGTTGGTCGACGCGGCGATTGCCGACCCCGAGCTCTACTTCGATTCGGTGAGCCAGATCCACCTGCCGAGTTGGCATCGCGGTCGCGTCGTCCTGGTCGGCGACGCCGCGCACTGCGCCTCGCCCCTTTCCGGACGCGGCACCGCCCTGGCGCTGACCGGCGCCTGGTTCCTAGCACAGGCGCTGCGCGATCAACCCACCGACTTACCCCATGCATTCGCGCAATACGAACACGACCAACGGCCGCACGCCGCTCGCTCGCAGGCGACCGCGGCACCGGGCGGTGACCGCTTGGTCCCGGCCACCCAGGAGCAGATCGACGCGCGCAACCGCGAGTTCAGCGCCCTGAGTTGA